A part of Heliangelus exortis chromosome 3, bHelExo1.hap1, whole genome shotgun sequence genomic DNA contains:
- the NKX2-4 gene encoding homeobox protein Nkx-2.4 — MSLSPKHTTPFSVTDILSPMEESYKKFGGMDGAGGLGSPLGPYRQPPVPPPAAAVPQHVVAGPTGTAAYHMPHGVSQFPHGAVGGYCNGGLGNMGELPAYPEGMRSGAAGSGGWYGAGGDPRYSSISRFMGPSAGMNVAGMSSLSGIAEGAKGIVPLHAAPRRKRRVLFSQAQVYELERRFKQQKYLSAPEREHLASLIHLTPTQVKIWFQNHRYKMKRQAKDKAAAQQLHPDGGPGLCQQPSPRRVAVPVLVKDGKPCPPPGSGTPAPGQPPAPAAPAAAAHPHPGSLGQAADLEELSPSPPALHGQVPPLAPLDSAGVDYNGGMVSPNLLYGRTW, encoded by the exons ATGTCGCTGAGCCCCAAGCACACGACGCCCTTCTCGGTCACCGATATCCTCAGCCCGATGGAGGAGAGCTACAAGAAGTTCGGCGGCATGGACGGGGCGGGCGGGCTGGGCTCCCCCCTCGGGCCGTACCGGCAGCCGCCCGtgcccccccccgccgccgccgtcCCCCAGCACGTCGTGGCGGGTCCCACAGGGACGGCCGCTTACCACATGCCCCACGGCGTCTCCCAGTTCCCCCACGGAGCCGTCGGGGGCTACTGCAACGGCGGGCTGGGCAACATGGGCGAGCTGCCCGCCTACCCCGAGGGGATGCGGAGCGGCGCGGCGGGAAGCGGCGGGTGGTACGGGGCCGGCGGAGACCCCCGGTACTCCAGCA TCTCCAGGTTCATGGGCCCGTCGGCGGGGATGAACGTGGCCGGGATGAGCAGCCTGAGCGGCATCGCGGAGGGCGCCAAGGGCATCGTGCCGCTCCACGCGGCCCCgcggaggaagaggagggtgcTCTTCTCCCAGGCGCAGGTCTACGAGCTGGAGCGACGGTTCAAGCAGCAGAAATACCTCTCGGCGCCGGAACGGGAGCACCTGGCCAGCCTGATCCACCTCACCCCCACCCAGGTGAAGATCTGGTTCCAGAACCACCGCTACAAGATGAAGCGCCAGGCCAAGGACAAGGCGGCCGCCCAGCAGCTGCACCCCGACGGCGGCCCCGGCCTCTGCCAGCAACCCTCGCCCCGCCGCGTCGCCGTGCCCGTGCTGGTGAAGGACGGCAAGCCCTGCCCGCCGCCGGGCAGCGGTACTCCGGCCCCCGGGCAGCCCccggcccccgccgcccccgccgccgctgccCACCCGCACCCCGGCTCGCTGGGGCAGGCGGCCGACCTGGAGGAGCTGTCGCCCAGCCCGCCGGCGTTGCACGGCCAGGTGCCCCCCCTGGCCCCCCTGGACTCGGCCGGCGTCGACTACAACGGCGGCATGGTCAGCCCCAACCTGCTCTACGGCAGGACGTGGTAa